Proteins encoded within one genomic window of Ideonella dechloratans:
- a CDS encoding PQQ-dependent methanol/ethanol family dehydrogenase: MRPTLLNLMMAIGLAAAATTHAAGVTDQMIDTESSASGNVLSWGGTPQGQRFSPLNKINTANVSKLTPVWAFSFGGEKQRGQEAQPLVYNGRMFITGSYSRLYALDAATGKKLWKYEHRLPEGIMPCCDVVNRGAALYDDLVIFATLDAQLVALKQDTGDLVWKTKIDDYSAGYSATAAPIIAGGLLLTGVSGGEFGVVGRVEARDPKTGKLVWTRPTVEGHMGYIWDKDGNKKENGISGTTNQTWPGDLWKTGGAATWLGGTYDSKTGLAYFGTGNPAPWNSHLRKGDNLFSCSTVAIDVKTGKIVWHYQGTPNDSWDFDGANEFITFDQDGKRLGAKADRNGFFYVLDANTGKLQNAFPFVKKITWATGVDLKTGRPNFVPENRPGDPTAGDGKKGSEVFAAPGFLGGKNQMPMAYSPQTHLFYVPSNEWGMEIWNEPVAYKKGAAYLGAGFTIKPLNDDYIGALRAVDPKTGKIVWEVKDNAPLWGGVLTTGGNLVFWGTPEGYLKAADAKTGKVVWQFQTGSGVVAPPITWQQNGEQYVAVASGWGGAVPLWGGEVAKRVNFLEQGGMMWVFKLPKS, encoded by the coding sequence ATGCGACCGACCCTCTTGAACCTGATGATGGCCATTGGCCTGGCAGCTGCTGCCACCACCCACGCTGCCGGCGTGACCGATCAGATGATCGACACCGAGTCTTCGGCCTCGGGCAATGTGCTGAGCTGGGGAGGCACCCCGCAAGGCCAGCGCTTCTCGCCGCTCAACAAGATCAACACGGCCAACGTCAGCAAGCTGACCCCCGTGTGGGCTTTCTCCTTCGGCGGTGAGAAGCAGCGCGGCCAGGAAGCCCAGCCGCTGGTCTACAACGGCCGGATGTTCATCACCGGTTCCTACTCGCGCCTGTACGCGCTGGATGCCGCCACCGGCAAGAAGCTCTGGAAGTACGAGCACCGTCTGCCCGAGGGCATCATGCCCTGCTGCGACGTGGTCAACCGCGGCGCCGCGCTGTACGACGATCTGGTGATCTTCGCCACGCTGGATGCCCAGCTGGTGGCCCTGAAGCAGGACACCGGTGATCTGGTCTGGAAGACCAAGATCGACGACTACTCGGCCGGCTACTCGGCCACCGCCGCTCCCATCATCGCGGGCGGCCTGCTGCTGACCGGCGTGTCCGGTGGCGAATTCGGCGTGGTCGGCCGCGTCGAGGCGCGTGACCCCAAGACAGGCAAGCTGGTCTGGACCCGCCCGACCGTCGAAGGCCACATGGGCTACATCTGGGACAAGGACGGCAACAAGAAGGAAAACGGCATCTCCGGCACGACCAATCAGACCTGGCCGGGTGACCTGTGGAAGACCGGCGGCGCGGCCACCTGGCTGGGCGGCACCTACGACTCCAAGACCGGCCTGGCCTACTTCGGCACCGGCAACCCGGCCCCCTGGAACAGCCACCTGCGCAAGGGCGACAACCTGTTCTCCTGCTCCACCGTCGCCATCGACGTGAAGACCGGCAAGATCGTCTGGCACTACCAGGGCACGCCCAACGACAGCTGGGACTTCGACGGCGCCAACGAGTTCATCACCTTCGACCAGGACGGCAAGCGCCTGGGCGCCAAGGCCGACCGCAACGGCTTCTTCTACGTGCTGGACGCCAACACCGGCAAGCTGCAGAACGCCTTCCCCTTCGTCAAGAAGATCACCTGGGCCACGGGCGTGGACCTGAAGACCGGCCGTCCGAACTTCGTGCCGGAAAACCGCCCGGGTGATCCGACCGCAGGCGACGGCAAGAAGGGCAGCGAGGTCTTCGCGGCACCGGGCTTCCTGGGCGGCAAGAACCAGATGCCGATGGCCTACAGCCCGCAGACCCACCTGTTCTACGTGCCCTCCAACGAGTGGGGCATGGAGATCTGGAACGAGCCGGTGGCCTACAAGAAGGGCGCGGCCTACCTGGGCGCGGGCTTCACCATCAAGCCGCTCAACGACGACTACATCGGTGCCCTGCGTGCGGTGGACCCCAAGACCGGCAAGATCGTCTGGGAAGTCAAGGACAACGCCCCGCTGTGGGGTGGTGTGCTGACCACCGGCGGCAACCTGGTCTTCTGGGGCACGCCCGAGGGCTACCTGAAGGCGGCCGACGCCAAGACCGGCAAGGTGGTCTGGCAGTTCCAGACCGGTTCGGGCGTGGTGGCCCCTCCGATCACCTGGCAGCAGAACGGCGAGCAGTACGTGGCCGTGGCCTCGGGCTGGGGTGGCGCCGTGCCGCTGTGGGGTGGCGAAGTGGCCAAGCGGGTCAACTTCCTCGAGCAGGGCGGCATGATGTGGGTGTTCAAGCTGCCCAAGAGCTGA
- a CDS encoding FAD:protein FMN transferase, whose protein sequence is MRRQQFLRCALGALLAPAAARAATSAKPLHWDTRSLVGFGTTLSLQAAHTDPERLREALDAAVALLQRLHGQMNLFDPDSALSRLNREGRLAHPPADLLGLLRRAQAISARSGGSFDVTVQPLWVLYDRCRQQGRLPTSAEREAARQKVGWQGLHLATDEIRLAQPGMGVTLNGIAQGHAADLTARLLRRHGVAHALVDAGEWAAQGHNAKGQPWTLAVADPRQAEAWVDRVGLQGACLATSADNPSCFTPDFRHHHILDPRTGDSPPAFAEVSVLAREGALADALTKVVFMAGPQGAAAVARDWGVAVMTIDKAGRRWASAGWPGLRA, encoded by the coding sequence ATGCGCCGACAACAGTTCCTCCGCTGCGCCCTGGGGGCGCTGCTGGCTCCTGCCGCGGCCCGTGCCGCGACGTCCGCCAAGCCCCTGCACTGGGACACCCGTTCGCTGGTGGGCTTCGGCACCACGCTGAGCCTGCAGGCCGCCCACACCGATCCGGAGCGTCTGCGCGAGGCGCTGGATGCCGCGGTGGCGCTGCTGCAGCGCCTGCACGGGCAGATGAACCTGTTCGATCCGGACAGCGCGCTCTCGCGCCTGAACCGCGAGGGGCGGCTGGCCCATCCGCCGGCCGATCTGCTGGGCCTGCTGCGCCGTGCCCAGGCCATCTCGGCGCGCAGCGGCGGCAGCTTCGATGTCACGGTGCAGCCGCTGTGGGTGCTGTACGACCGCTGCCGCCAGCAGGGGCGCTTGCCCACGTCGGCGGAGCGTGAGGCCGCGCGGCAGAAGGTGGGCTGGCAGGGCCTGCACCTGGCGACGGACGAGATCCGCCTGGCGCAGCCGGGCATGGGTGTCACGCTCAACGGCATTGCCCAGGGCCATGCGGCCGACCTGACGGCCCGGCTGCTGCGCCGCCACGGCGTGGCCCATGCCCTGGTCGATGCCGGCGAGTGGGCGGCCCAGGGGCACAACGCCAAGGGACAGCCCTGGACGCTGGCGGTGGCCGACCCGCGCCAGGCCGAGGCCTGGGTGGACCGGGTGGGGCTGCAGGGCGCCTGTCTGGCCACCTCGGCCGACAACCCCAGCTGCTTCACGCCGGACTTCCGCCACCACCACATCCTGGATCCGCGCACCGGCGATTCGCCACCGGCCTTTGCCGAGGTCAGCGTGCTGGCGCGCGAAGGCGCGCTGGCCGATGCGCTGACCAAGGTCGTCTTCATGGCCGGCCCCCAGGGCGCCGCCGCCGTGGCGCGGGACTGGGGCGTGGCGGTGATGACCATCGACAAGGCCGGACGTCGCTGGGCCAGTGCGGGCTGGCCCGGGCTCAGGGCCTGA